A region from the Gammaproteobacteria bacterium genome encodes:
- the rpsB gene encoding 30S ribosomal protein S2: MSNVSMRQMLEAGVHFGHQTRYWNPKMAPFIFGDRNKIHIVNLEKTLPLYNDAMNFISSLAAKKGKILFVGTKRAAQDVVREEALRSDMPYVNHRWLGGMLTNFKTIKQSIKRLKDLEAMEKEGGLDRFNKKEALGLKRDMEKLERSLGGIKNMDGLPEAIFVIDVGHEKIAVAEAKSLGIPVIGIVDTNNNPRGIDYVIPGNDDSARAVALYARGVADAVITGRASVVNAGSADEFVEVEEEAGKKSVKTTVKRTRKGSAAGDAADEG; encoded by the coding sequence ATGTCTAATGTTTCTATGCGTCAAATGCTGGAGGCCGGTGTTCACTTTGGCCACCAGACCCGTTACTGGAATCCGAAGATGGCCCCGTTCATTTTCGGTGATCGGAACAAGATTCACATCGTCAATCTGGAAAAGACCCTGCCGCTGTACAACGATGCAATGAATTTCATCAGCAGTCTGGCGGCCAAGAAAGGCAAGATTTTGTTCGTGGGCACCAAGCGTGCCGCGCAAGATGTTGTTCGCGAAGAAGCACTACGTTCCGACATGCCTTACGTCAACCACCGTTGGCTCGGCGGCATGCTGACCAACTTCAAGACCATCAAGCAGTCCATCAAGCGTCTGAAAGACCTTGAGGCAATGGAGAAGGAAGGCGGTCTCGATCGTTTTAACAAGAAAGAAGCCCTGGGTCTGAAGCGCGATATGGAAAAGCTGGAGCGCAGCCTGGGCGGTATCAAAAATATGGATGGTCTGCCGGAGGCCATTTTCGTGATCGATGTGGGTCATGAAAAGATCGCTGTTGCAGAAGCCAAGTCGCTGGGTATTCCGGTCATTGGCATTGTCGATACTAACAATAATCCGCGTGGCATTGACTATGTGATTCCTGGTAACGATGACTCTGCCCGCGCCGTTGCATTGTATGCGCGTGGTGTCGCCGATGCGGTGATTACCGGTCGCGCCTCTGTGGTGAATGCTGGCAGCGCCGACGAGTTTGTCGAAGTCGAAGAAGAAGCTGGCAAGAAATCGGTGAAGACCACCGTCAAGCGGACCCGTAAGGGTTCTGCGGCTGGCGATGCCGCTGACGAGGGTTAA
- the map gene encoding type I methionyl aminopeptidase, translating to MTITIKSLEEIEKMRTAGRLAAEVLEMIAPHVRPGVTTEELNTICHNYIVNEQQAIPAPLNYHGFPKSICTSVNHQVCHGIPGPKVLKKGDIVNIDITVIKDGYHGDTSKMFFIGEPSVLARRLSQTSYECMCLGIKMVKPGVRLGDIGHAIQKHAETNGFSVVREYCGHGIGVNFHEEPQVLHYGTPGTGEALKAGMTFTIEPMINAGKRNVKVLPDQWTVVTRDHSLSAQWEHTVLVTATGVEVLTRRPDEEF from the coding sequence ATGACTATTACTATCAAAAGCTTGGAAGAGATCGAGAAAATGCGTACTGCGGGCCGCCTGGCTGCGGAGGTATTGGAGATGATCGCCCCACATGTTCGCCCCGGCGTGACTACCGAGGAATTGAACACTATTTGCCACAATTACATCGTTAATGAGCAGCAGGCCATCCCCGCCCCCCTTAATTACCATGGCTTTCCCAAGTCGATCTGCACCTCGGTCAATCACCAGGTCTGCCACGGCATCCCAGGGCCCAAGGTGCTGAAGAAGGGTGACATCGTCAACATCGACATCACTGTCATCAAGGACGGCTACCATGGCGATACCAGCAAGATGTTCTTTATCGGCGAACCCTCGGTGCTGGCCCGTCGCCTGAGCCAGACCAGCTATGAGTGCATGTGTCTGGGGATCAAGATGGTAAAACCTGGCGTGCGGCTTGGCGATATCGGTCATGCCATCCAGAAGCATGCCGAGACCAACGGCTTCTCCGTAGTGCGCGAATACTGCGGCCACGGCATCGGCGTTAACTTCCATGAAGAACCGCAGGTACTGCATTACGGCACGCCGGGCACTGGCGAAGCGCTCAAGGCGGGAATGACCTTTACCATCGAGCCCATGATCAATGCCGGAAAACGCAATGTAAAAGTATTGCCCGACCAATGGACCGTAGTCACCCGCGACCATAGTCTCTCGGCACAATGGGAACATACTGTTTTGGTAACAGCCACTGGAGTGGAAGTTCTGACCCGACGCCCGGATGAAGAATTTTAA
- the glnD gene encoding [protein-PII] uridylyltransferase, with protein sequence MTTVIDKLLTSATPDQALATGEKPVKAFRSALKRLQDQLKTLFDEGVEVEVLVHGRATVIDHILKKAWNTYFKANDDSLALIAVGGYGRGELHPGSDIDLMVLLRDTHTNGHRETIEQLVMFLWDIGLEIGHSVRTLGDCVLEAERDITVATNLMEARLLAGPQDLFNAMRDMTAPPRLWPSREFFEAKWQEQIQRHHKFHDTSYNLEPNIKEGPGGLRDIQMIGWVAKRHFNANTLHDLVKHGFLTEREYAQLIEGQNLLWQIRFALHIAAGRREDRLLFDYQRPLADRFGYTDARTELAVEQFMKRYYRTVAELNRLNEMLLQLFQEAILYADDPAQPIPLNRRFQIRKGFIEVTHNQVFRRYRFALFEIFLLMQQNPEIKGIRAATIRLIRDHRYLIDENFRKDIRNRSLFMEIMRQPMGLTHQLRRMNRYGILANYIPAFGKISGLMQYDLFHVYTVDEHTLMVVRNLRRLTVAEHNHELPFCSDLIKTIPKLEILYLGALFHDIAKGRGGNHSELGADEAYEFCILHGLSNHDARYVAWLVRNHLIMSSTAQRKDISDPDVILEFATTVGDQTHLDYLYLLTIADVRGTNPSLWNAWKDSLLLELYISTKRTLARGLANPVDQAEHIAEIQKLVRDYLVEIGISGDAIAQLWKHLGDDYFLRHSAEEIAWQTQSVIHNAGQEMPLVLVQQETERGGTEIFIHALLAKHLFAATTQTLDQMGLTVVDAKIIHSSDGYTFDTYVVLEASGDTISSELRIQEILDQLRHELRDPNWASKKSSRRLARQLRHFRTPTQVSYIQDTRKQRTVMELVTADRPGLLSRIGRALMECDIYLQNAKIATIGEKVEDVFFISDRDNRPILDDAKLLQLRERIVSYLDASD encoded by the coding sequence ATGACCACGGTCATCGACAAACTATTAACGTCCGCCACACCGGATCAAGCGCTGGCCACCGGTGAAAAACCGGTCAAGGCTTTTCGCTCTGCATTAAAGCGATTACAGGACCAACTGAAGACCTTATTTGATGAAGGTGTCGAAGTCGAAGTGTTGGTGCATGGCCGCGCCACGGTCATCGATCACATTCTCAAAAAGGCCTGGAATACTTATTTCAAGGCAAATGATGACAGCCTGGCCTTGATCGCCGTTGGCGGTTATGGCCGCGGCGAATTACATCCGGGCTCTGACATCGACCTCATGGTCTTATTGCGCGATACGCACACCAACGGCCATCGCGAGACCATCGAACAATTGGTTATGTTTCTGTGGGACATTGGTCTTGAGATCGGCCACAGCGTGCGCACCCTGGGCGATTGTGTTCTAGAGGCGGAACGCGACATCACCGTCGCCACTAATTTAATGGAAGCGCGACTGCTTGCCGGCCCGCAGGATTTATTCAATGCGATGCGTGACATGACCGCGCCGCCACGCCTCTGGCCGAGCCGTGAATTCTTTGAAGCCAAATGGCAGGAACAAATCCAGCGTCATCACAAGTTTCACGATACCTCATACAACCTTGAACCGAATATCAAGGAAGGACCCGGCGGGTTGCGCGACATTCAGATGATCGGCTGGGTCGCCAAACGTCACTTCAATGCCAATACCTTGCATGACCTGGTCAAACATGGATTTCTGACCGAACGCGAATATGCGCAACTGATCGAAGGCCAAAACCTGCTGTGGCAAATCCGGTTCGCGCTGCACATTGCCGCAGGCCGCCGTGAAGATCGATTGTTATTTGACTATCAACGCCCGCTTGCCGATCGCTTTGGCTATACCGACGCCCGCACCGAACTTGCCGTCGAGCAGTTCATGAAGCGTTATTACCGCACGGTTGCCGAATTGAACCGGTTGAATGAAATGCTGTTGCAATTATTCCAGGAAGCCATCCTCTACGCCGACGATCCAGCGCAACCGATCCCCTTAAATCGCCGTTTTCAAATCCGTAAAGGATTTATCGAAGTCACCCATAATCAGGTGTTTCGGCGCTATCGCTTTGCACTGTTCGAGATTTTCCTGCTCATGCAGCAAAATCCAGAGATCAAAGGGATTCGCGCCGCCACCATCCGCCTGATCCGCGATCATCGTTACCTGATTGATGAAAATTTTCGCAAAGACATTCGCAATCGTAGCCTGTTCATGGAGATTATGCGCCAGCCAATGGGGCTCACTCACCAACTGCGACGCATGAATCGTTACGGTATTCTGGCCAACTACATCCCTGCCTTTGGCAAAATCTCCGGCCTGATGCAGTATGACCTGTTCCATGTCTACACGGTGGACGAACATACACTGATGGTGGTGCGCAATCTGCGCCGCCTGACCGTCGCCGAACATAATCATGAACTCCCTTTTTGCAGCGACCTGATCAAGACGATCCCAAAACTCGAAATCCTGTATCTTGGTGCGTTGTTTCACGACATCGCTAAAGGACGTGGCGGCAATCATTCTGAACTCGGCGCCGATGAAGCCTATGAGTTTTGCATCCTCCATGGCTTGAGTAATCACGATGCCCGCTATGTGGCATGGCTGGTACGCAATCATTTAATCATGTCGAGTACCGCTCAACGCAAAGACATCAGTGACCCGGATGTGATTCTTGAATTCGCCACCACTGTTGGTGATCAAACGCACCTCGATTATCTCTATTTGTTAACTATCGCTGATGTGCGAGGCACTAATCCTTCGTTGTGGAATGCCTGGAAAGATTCTTTGCTGCTCGAACTCTATATCAGCACCAAGCGCACCCTGGCGCGCGGCTTGGCTAACCCCGTGGATCAAGCCGAACATATCGCGGAAATCCAAAAACTGGTGCGCGATTACCTGGTTGAAATCGGGATTTCTGGCGACGCAATTGCTCAACTTTGGAAACATTTGGGCGACGATTATTTCCTGCGCCACAGCGCCGAGGAAATTGCCTGGCAAACCCAATCCGTGATTCACAATGCAGGCCAGGAAATGCCCTTGGTGTTGGTACAGCAGGAAACAGAGCGCGGCGGCACGGAAATATTCATTCACGCTCTGCTGGCCAAACACCTGTTCGCCGCCACCACCCAAACCCTGGATCAAATGGGCCTGACGGTCGTCGATGCCAAAATTATTCATTCCAGTGACGGCTACACCTTTGACACCTATGTCGTTCTTGAAGCCTCCGGCGACACTATCAGCAGCGAACTTCGCATCCAGGAAATTCTGGATCAATTGCGTCATGAGTTGCGTGACCCCAACTGGGCATCGAAGAAATCGAGCCGCCGACTGGCGCGCCAGCTCAGACACTTCCGCACCCCCACGCAGGTTAGCTACATTCAGGATACACGCAAACAACGCACTGTCATGGAGCTCGTAACCGCCGACCGCCCAGGCCTCTTGTCTCGTATCGGACGCGCATTGATGGAATGCGATATTTATTTGCAGAACGCCAAGATCGCCACTATTGGCGAGAAGGTGGAGGATGTGTTTTTTATTTCCGACCGCGATAATCGCCCCATTCTCGATGACGCCAAGCTGCTGCAATTGCGGGAACGGATTGTCAGTTATCTCGATGCCAGCGATTAA
- the rrtA gene encoding rhombosortase → MNSLTPQSLRQSLSRHILPLAMAIISIAIALGGDAAKVALQYQAQAIQNGEWWRLITGNFVHLGFGHLVMNLLGLALIWSLLRESFSILAWIIITITSTLAVSFGLLLLSPEIHWYVGLSGLLHGIFVAGLVGGLRRGDWREATLLAAVALKLIWEQYFGPLPGSAEMADGPVVTVAHLYGAMGGLIAGLLCRPRMWC, encoded by the coding sequence ATGAACTCCCTCACTCCCCAATCGCTCCGCCAAAGCCTGTCGCGACATATTTTGCCATTAGCAATGGCCATCATCTCCATCGCCATCGCGCTCGGCGGTGACGCTGCCAAGGTTGCCCTGCAATACCAGGCACAAGCGATCCAGAACGGCGAATGGTGGCGATTGATCACCGGCAACTTTGTCCATTTGGGTTTCGGACATCTGGTGATGAACTTGCTGGGCTTGGCGCTAATCTGGAGCTTGTTACGCGAATCGTTTTCGATTTTAGCGTGGATAATTATCACCATAACCAGCACCCTCGCCGTCAGCTTCGGCTTGTTGTTGCTAAGCCCCGAAATTCATTGGTACGTCGGCTTGTCAGGCCTGCTGCACGGCATTTTTGTCGCAGGACTTGTTGGCGGATTACGCCGCGGTGACTGGCGTGAAGCAACACTGCTCGCCGCCGTCGCGCTCAAACTGATCTGGGAACAATACTTCGGCCCCCTCCCCGGCAGCGCAGAAATGGCCGATGGCCCGGTCGTTACCGTTGCCCATCTTTATGGGGCGATGGGTGGGTTGATTGCGGGATTGTTGTGTCGGCCGAGGATGTGGTGTTGA
- a CDS encoding DUF2971 domain-containing protein, translated as MRLYYYTAKQWGMKSLWEKRLKIAEYADLNDPFELLPFQQKDKDARVHINMVVSALSQGHGVLCFSESWKSTLMWAHYGDKHKGMCLGFEIEDGPHLTKIDYVSKRIPSPIDFSKPLGGIDEAMLTKCLNVKHSGWKYEKERRLRVSLREQRDGIYYNPFNNGMKLREVIIGARSSLSIMDVAEAIGKQPDADVEIWIAQPAFDNFNMCVNKELPRKIIRGIDPTVKNQELLAEILRKRKEKRY; from the coding sequence ATGCGCCTGTACTACTACACCGCAAAGCAATGGGGCATGAAGTCATTATGGGAGAAGCGATTAAAGATCGCCGAGTACGCCGACTTGAACGACCCTTTCGAACTGCTGCCATTCCAGCAGAAAGACAAGGACGCGCGGGTTCACATAAATATGGTTGTTAGCGCTTTATCCCAAGGACATGGCGTGCTGTGCTTTTCGGAGTCATGGAAATCAACATTGATGTGGGCGCACTACGGCGACAAGCACAAAGGGATGTGCCTTGGATTCGAGATTGAAGATGGTCCACATTTGACGAAGATCGACTACGTTTCGAAGCGGATTCCCAGCCCGATTGATTTCAGCAAGCCGCTTGGAGGTATTGACGAGGCGATGTTAACTAAGTGTTTGAACGTTAAGCATAGCGGCTGGAAATACGAGAAAGAACGTCGGCTGCGGGTCAGTTTGCGAGAACAGCGAGACGGCATCTACTACAACCCATTTAACAATGGTATGAAGTTACGCGAGGTCATCATCGGTGCACGTTCGAGCCTGTCAATCATGGATGTGGCGGAAGCGATCGGGAAACAACCTGATGCTGATGTTGAGATATGGATAGCGCAACCAGCATTCGATAATTTCAATATGTGCGTTAATAAGGAGCTGCCGAGAAAAATCATTCGTGGCATTGATCCCACAGTGAAGAATCAGGAGCTACTCGCAGAAATCTTGAGAAAAAGAAAAGAGAAAAGGTACTAA
- a CDS encoding DMT family transporter, protein MTPNRVDRILPILCLLTTASIWGVMWYPLRLLDAQGLNGVWTTLIAYATPLIIGIPLAWRHMREFKQYPFYFALVGLASGWCNLAFILAVLDGTVVRALLLFYLSPVWAVLLGHLVVKEHMTRSAKVVVVVAMSGALLMLWEPEIGAPWPRSISDWFAISSGFAFALSNVFVRKRQTVSVASKTITVWLGGVVLAAGWLILTQASWPVVVSGAWIGAVLMGIFMLGLATLAVQYGVTHLPVHQSAVILLFELIVGAVSSELLTNEVVRPIEWIGGALILYAAWVAAREQMD, encoded by the coding sequence ATGACGCCAAACCGTGTCGATCGCATTTTACCGATTCTTTGTCTGCTGACCACAGCTTCTATTTGGGGGGTGATGTGGTATCCCCTCCGGCTGCTGGATGCGCAGGGCCTGAATGGGGTCTGGACGACGCTGATCGCCTATGCCACGCCACTGATTATCGGTATCCCCCTGGCCTGGCGCCATATGCGCGAGTTCAAACAATATCCTTTCTACTTTGCGCTGGTCGGATTGGCCAGCGGCTGGTGCAACCTGGCGTTTATCCTGGCAGTGCTGGATGGAACCGTAGTGCGCGCACTGCTGCTGTTTTATCTGTCGCCCGTGTGGGCGGTGCTGCTCGGGCATCTGGTGGTCAAAGAACACATGACACGCTCCGCTAAAGTGGTGGTGGTTGTGGCGATGAGCGGTGCCCTGTTAATGCTCTGGGAACCCGAAATCGGCGCGCCCTGGCCACGATCAATCAGTGATTGGTTTGCAATTTCATCGGGCTTTGCCTTCGCACTCTCCAACGTGTTTGTGCGCAAGCGTCAAACTGTTTCCGTCGCCAGCAAAACAATTACCGTTTGGTTGGGCGGCGTCGTGCTCGCTGCTGGATGGTTGATTCTGACGCAGGCGTCCTGGCCGGTGGTCGTTAGCGGAGCGTGGATTGGTGCGGTGTTGATGGGTATTTTCATGCTCGGCCTCGCCACACTTGCGGTGCAATACGGCGTTACCCATTTGCCCGTGCATCAATCGGCGGTGATTTTGTTGTTTGAATTGATCGTTGGTGCTGTTTCGTCGGAACTACTCACTAATGAAGTGGTGCGGCCGATTGAGTGGATTGGTGGCGCGTTGATTTTGTATGCGGCGTGGGTGGCGGCAAGGGAGCAGATGGATTAA
- the dapC gene encoding succinyldiaminopimelate transaminase → MNPDLQKLQPYPFEKLAKLKAGITPPAGLSHIALSIGEPKHAAPAFIVNEVVTHLHTASNYPTTKGTTELRQSIADWLCRRFQLPASNIDPERHILPVNGTREALFAFAQAVVDRSAQPLVMMPNPFYQIYEGAALLAGAEPYFLNTTTATGYRPDFDAVPESAWRRCQLLYICTPGNPAGAVLDQATLQHLITLAQRYDFIIASDECYSELYPDENNPPVGLLQAAQAMGLNDYHRCVVFHSLSKRSNLPGLRSGFVAGDAEVIKQFLLYRTYHGCAMPPYHQAASTKAWADEAHVRLNRDLYRQKFAAMLEILGDSIEVQQPDAGFYLWPRTPISDTEFTRRLFAEQNVTVLPGSYLSREAHGLNPGQHHVRLALVAPLEECVEAAQRIRNFLDHL, encoded by the coding sequence ATGAATCCAGATTTACAGAAATTACAGCCCTATCCGTTCGAAAAACTGGCCAAGCTCAAGGCGGGCATTACTCCCCCGGCTGGACTGAGCCATATTGCGCTGTCGATCGGTGAGCCAAAACACGCCGCGCCTGCATTCATTGTGAACGAAGTGGTCACTCATTTGCACACAGCTTCGAATTACCCCACCACCAAGGGGACTACCGAATTGCGGCAGTCGATTGCCGATTGGTTGTGTCGGCGTTTCCAGTTGCCGGCCAGCAACATCGACCCGGAGCGCCACATCCTGCCGGTAAATGGCACCCGGGAGGCGCTGTTTGCCTTCGCTCAGGCCGTAGTCGATCGTAGCGCTCAGCCACTGGTGATGATGCCGAATCCGTTTTACCAAATCTACGAAGGCGCGGCCCTGCTTGCGGGTGCGGAACCTTATTTTCTGAATACCACGACGGCGACCGGTTACCGTCCCGACTTCGATGCAGTACCGGAATCTGCCTGGCGCCGCTGTCAGTTACTTTACATCTGCACACCAGGCAATCCTGCGGGTGCGGTGCTTGATCAAGCGACTTTACAACATTTGATCACACTGGCACAGCGTTATGATTTTATCATCGCCTCCGATGAATGTTATTCAGAACTTTATCCGGATGAAAACAATCCGCCGGTTGGACTGCTACAAGCCGCGCAAGCCATGGGCTTAAACGATTATCACCGTTGCGTGGTGTTTCATAGTTTATCGAAACGTTCTAATTTGCCGGGACTACGTTCAGGCTTTGTGGCGGGTGATGCTGAAGTCATCAAACAATTTTTGCTTTATCGCACCTATCATGGCTGCGCCATGCCGCCGTATCACCAAGCTGCCAGCACCAAGGCGTGGGCCGATGAGGCGCATGTACGACTGAATCGCGATCTCTACCGCCAAAAATTCGCGGCTATGCTCGAAATACTGGGCGATAGTATTGAAGTGCAACAGCCGGATGCCGGATTTTATCTCTGGCCACGCACGCCGATCAGCGATACCGAGTTTACACGGCGCCTGTTTGCCGAACAAAATGTCACCGTGCTACCGGGCAGCTATCTTTCACGTGAGGCACATGGCCTGAATCCGGGCCAACATCATGTGCGTCTGGCGCTGGTGGCTCCGCTGGAAGAGTGCGTTGAAGCCGCACAACGAATTCGTAATTTTCTTGACCATTTATAA
- the dapD gene encoding 2,3,4,5-tetrahydropyridine-2,6-dicarboxylate N-succinyltransferase encodes MAELKTIIEEAFERRADINPRKVDTHVKEAVLEALNLLDGGKLRVAEKKDGQWVVNQWLKKAVLLSFRIQDNYFMKGGFTNYFDKVPPKYADYSSRDFHESGVRVVPPATVRKGAYIAPSVVLMPSYVNIGAYVDSGTMVDTWATVGSCAQIGKNVHLSGGVGIGGVLEPLQAAPTIIEDNCFIGARSEVVEGVIVEEGSVISMGVYIGQSTRIYNRETDEITYGRIPAGSVVVSGNLPSKDGKYSLYCAVIVKQVDEKTRSKVGINELLRDI; translated from the coding sequence ATGGCCGAATTAAAAACCATCATCGAAGAAGCCTTTGAGCGCCGCGCTGACATCAATCCGCGTAAGGTTGATACCCACGTCAAAGAAGCCGTGCTTGAAGCACTTAACCTGCTTGATGGCGGCAAGTTGCGCGTTGCAGAGAAAAAAGACGGCCAGTGGGTTGTCAATCAATGGCTGAAAAAAGCCGTGCTGCTTTCGTTCCGCATTCAGGACAACTACTTCATGAAGGGCGGCTTCACCAACTATTTCGACAAAGTGCCGCCGAAGTACGCCGATTACAGCTCGCGCGACTTTCATGAATCCGGCGTCCGCGTTGTGCCCCCCGCCACCGTGCGCAAAGGGGCTTATATTGCACCGAGCGTGGTGCTGATGCCGTCTTACGTCAACATCGGTGCTTATGTTGATAGCGGCACAATGGTCGACACCTGGGCCACGGTTGGGTCTTGCGCACAGATTGGCAAGAACGTGCATCTTTCCGGCGGTGTAGGCATCGGCGGCGTATTGGAACCCTTGCAGGCGGCACCGACCATCATCGAAGACAACTGCTTCATTGGCGCCCGTTCAGAAGTTGTAGAAGGCGTAATTGTCGAAGAAGGCTCCGTGATTTCAATGGGCGTTTACATTGGCCAAAGCACCCGCATTTATAACCGCGAAACTGACGAAATCACTTATGGTCGCATTCCTGCCGGCTCGGTGGTTGTTTCCGGTAACCTGCCATCAAAAGACGGAAAATACAGCCTCTATTGCGCTGTGATCGTCAAACAAGTGGACGAAAAGACGCGCAGCAAGGTCGGCATCAACGAATTGTTGCGCGATATTTAA
- a CDS encoding ArsC family reductase — MTTIYGIKNCDTMKKAMQWLDDHGVEYQFHDFKKSGVDEKLLKSWIKQVGWEPLVNQRGTTWRKLSEADRANLDEAKAIKVMLANNSLIKRPVLDVKGKLHIGFSDGEYSQFFNNK; from the coding sequence ATGACTACGATCTACGGCATCAAAAACTGCGACACTATGAAGAAAGCTATGCAATGGCTTGATGATCATGGCGTTGAATACCAGTTTCATGATTTCAAAAAATCCGGGGTTGATGAAAAGTTGCTCAAGTCCTGGATCAAGCAAGTCGGCTGGGAACCGCTCGTCAATCAACGCGGCACCACTTGGCGAAAATTATCGGAAGCAGATCGTGCCAATCTCGATGAAGCCAAAGCGATCAAGGTGATGTTAGCCAATAATAGTCTGATCAAGCGCCCAGTGCTGGACGTTAAAGGAAAACTACATATCGGTTTTAGTGACGGCGAGTACAGCCAATTTTTCAATAATAAATAG
- the dapE gene encoding succinyl-diaminopimelate desuccinylase — translation MSATVDLAKDLISRPSLTPEDAGCQALMMSRLQTIGFDCQPLRFENVDNFWARRGKSGPLFVFAGHTDVVPTGPLEKWDSPPFQPHIHNGHLYGRGAADMKGSLAAMVTACERFVAKHPKHKGSIGFLITSDEEGPSINGTVKVVEWLEARKEKMTWCLVGEPTCVNQLGDVIKNGRRGSLNGILKVRGVQGHIAYPHLAKNPVHLAAPALAELATIEWDRGNEFFPPTSFQISNVKAGTGATNVIPGELEVVFNFRFSTESTAAGLQRRVHDVCDRHGLDYQIDWSLSGNPFLTPPGDLVDAIRSAIRSVKGLETELSTSGGTSDGRFIAPTGAQVVELGPLNATIHKLNECVSIADLDDLSDIYERILEKLLS, via the coding sequence GTGTCTGCCACTGTCGATTTAGCCAAAGATTTAATCAGCCGCCCCTCCCTCACACCCGAGGATGCAGGCTGCCAGGCGCTCATGATGAGTCGTCTGCAAACGATCGGCTTTGACTGCCAGCCCTTGCGCTTTGAAAATGTCGATAACTTCTGGGCACGGCGCGGCAAAAGCGGCCCATTGTTCGTCTTTGCCGGCCACACTGACGTGGTGCCGACAGGCCCGCTGGAGAAGTGGGATTCGCCGCCCTTCCAGCCACACATTCACAATGGTCACCTTTATGGCCGTGGCGCGGCCGACATGAAAGGTAGTCTGGCGGCAATGGTGACCGCTTGTGAGCGTTTTGTTGCCAAGCACCCCAAGCATAAAGGCTCGATCGGCTTTCTGATCACCAGCGACGAGGAAGGCCCGAGCATCAATGGCACGGTAAAGGTCGTCGAGTGGCTGGAAGCACGTAAGGAAAAAATGACATGGTGCCTGGTGGGTGAACCCACCTGCGTCAATCAGCTCGGCGATGTAATAAAAAATGGCCGTCGTGGCTCGCTGAATGGCATTCTCAAGGTGCGCGGTGTGCAAGGTCATATCGCCTATCCCCACTTGGCCAAAAACCCGGTGCATCTGGCGGCCCCGGCCTTGGCCGAACTCGCCACCATTGAATGGGATCGCGGCAATGAATTTTTCCCGCCGACCTCGTTCCAGATTTCGAACGTCAAGGCTGGCACTGGCGCCACCAATGTCATCCCCGGCGAACTGGAGGTAGTATTCAACTTCCGCTTCTCGACCGAATCTACCGCCGCAGGCTTGCAGCGCCGCGTACATGACGTGTGTGACCGCCATGGCCTTGATTACCAGATCGACTGGTCGCTCTCGGGCAACCCCTTCCTCACCCCACCCGGTGACTTGGTTGACGCCATCCGGAGCGCGATTCGTTCCGTCAAAGGACTTGAGACCGAGCTTTCAACCTCCGGCGGCACCTCCGATGGCCGCTTTATCGCACCCACCGGCGCCCAGGTCGTCGAACTCGGCCCACTAAATGCCACAATTCATAAGCTTAATGAATGTGTAAGCATTGCAGATCTGGATGATTTGTCCGATATTTATGAACGGATATTGGAAAAACTGCTAAGCTAA
- a CDS encoding PilZ domain-containing protein, producing MTKQQDDNKRRFSRIAFDADAVLIQNGKEWRSHLLDISLNGVLIKTPAHWDAAMGEHFKLEVIFANGGNLISADVAVAHSEKEHVGFRIINIDIESVSHLRRLVELNLGDSTLLERELGALHWK from the coding sequence GTGACTAAACAACAAGATGACAACAAACGCCGTTTCAGCCGCATCGCCTTTGATGCCGATGCCGTCCTGATTCAAAACGGCAAGGAATGGCGCAGCCACCTATTGGATATCTCGCTTAACGGCGTACTCATCAAAACCCCCGCCCACTGGGATGCTGCAATGGGTGAACACTTCAAGCTCGAAGTCATCTTCGCCAACGGCGGCAACTTGATCAGTGCCGATGTCGCCGTCGCCCATAGTGAAAAAGAACATGTTGGCTTCCGCATCATCAACATCGATATTGAAAGTGTCAGCCACCTGCGACGTCTGGTTGAACTGAATCTGGGTGATTCAACGCTGCTGGAACGCGAGTTGGGCGCGTTACACTGGAAATAA